CGACAATCCGCAGGTTTTGAAGGAGACGAGTGGTCATCGCGCCAACTCCCCCTTGAGCATCAGCGTTTCCATCACGGCCATGCGCACCGCCACACCCATCTCCACCTGTTGCTCGATTACGCTTTGCGGGCCGTCCGCAATGTCGGAGGCAATCTCGACGCCGCGGTTCATCGGGCCTGGATGCATCACCAGCGCATCATCCTTGGCGAAGGCGAGCTTGTCGGCATCAAGCCCGTAGTAGCGGAAATACTCACGCACCGAGGGCACGAAGGAGCCTGCCATGCGCTCGCGCTGCAGTCTCAGCATCATCACCACGTCGGCGTCCTTGAGGCCTTCCTGCATATTCTGGAACACCTCGACGCCCATATCGGCGATGCCCGAAGGCAGCAGCGTGGACGGTGCCACGACCCGCACCCGCGCGCCCAGTGCATTGAGCAGAAGAATATTGGAACGCGCCACGCGCGAATGCAGCACATCGCCGCAAATGGTCACGATCAACCGGCCGACCTTGCCCTTGGCGCGGCGGATGGTCAGCGCGTCGAGCAGCGCCTGGGTCGGGTGTTCATGCGCACCGTCGCCGGCATTGATCACCGGACAGCCGACTTTCTGGGACAGCAGTGCCACGGCACCTGCGGAGGAATGGCGAACCACCAGAACGTCAGGCCGCATTGCGTTTAGCGTCATTGCGGTGTCGACCAGCGTTTCACCCTTCTTGACGCTCGAATTGGCGACCGACATGTTCATCACGTCCGCGCCCAAGCGTTTTCCCGCCAGTTCGAACGAGGCCTGTGTCCGGGTCGAGCTCTCAAAGAACAGATTGATCTGGGTGAGACCACGAAGCGTTGT
The DNA window shown above is from Hoeflea phototrophica DFL-43 and carries:
- a CDS encoding aspartate carbamoyltransferase catalytic subunit; amino-acid sequence: MSFPHRHLLGIKGLSEHDIHYLLDHSDEAVKISRQREKKTTTLRGLTQINLFFESSTRTQASFELAGKRLGADVMNMSVANSSVKKGETLVDTAMTLNAMRPDVLVVRHSSAGAVALLSQKVGCPVINAGDGAHEHPTQALLDALTIRRAKGKVGRLIVTICGDVLHSRVARSNILLLNALGARVRVVAPSTLLPSGIADMGVEVFQNMQEGLKDADVVMMLRLQRERMAGSFVPSVREYFRYYGLDADKLAFAKDDALVMHPGPMNRGVEIASDIADGPQSVIEQQVEMGVAVRMAVMETLMLKGELAR